One part of the Lotus japonicus ecotype B-129 chromosome 2, LjGifu_v1.2 genome encodes these proteins:
- the LOC130740598 gene encoding aspartyl protease family protein 1, producing the protein MASTCNSHHSHRFLHLWMVLSLLLMMSLASNPCHALQSFGFDIHHRFSEPVKGILGIDEVPDKGTREYYVAMATRDRVFRGRRLAGDDQTPVTFVPGNETYRIGSFGFLHFANVSVGTPASSFLVALDTGSDLFWLPCNCTKCVRGIKTSGQRIDFNIYDIQESSTSQNVLCNSSLCDSQRQCSSSAETCPYQVNYLSNGTSTTGFLVEDVLHLITDDDHTKDADTRITFGCGQVQTGAFLDGAAPNGLFGLGMGNVSVPSVLAKQGLTSNSFSMCFGPDGLGRITFGDNSSMDQGKTPFNLRPLHPTYNITITQIIVGKNVADVEFHAIFDSGTSFTALSDPAYTQITQGFNSAVKLQRHSSSDSDADLPFEYCYNLSPNQKIQVPINLTMKGGDNYLVMDPIVTVSGQGVNLLCLGIVKSENVNIIGQNFMTGYRIVFDRENMVLGWKESNCYDDELTNLPSNRSQPPAVSPAMAVNPEVTSNQSNEPERPSSGHSFKIKPAFAFTTAFLLLLAIF; encoded by the exons ATGGCTTCAACTTGTAACTCCCACCACAGCCATCGTTTTCTGCATCTATGGATGGTGTTGtctttgttgttgatgatgagtTTAGCTTCAAATCCATGCCACGCTCTCCAATCCTTCGGTTTTGACATCCACCACCGCTTCTCGGAACCAGTGAAGGGTATTCTGGGTATTGATGAGGTGCCTGACAAGGGAACTCGCGAGTACTATGTTGCTATGGCCACCAGAGACCGTGTGTTCCGAGGGCGGCGCCTCGCCGGCGATGACCAGACTCCGGTAACTTTTGTCCCCGGCAACGAGACGTATCGGATTGGCTCATTTGGATT TTTGCATTTTGCCAATGTTTCTGTTGGGACACCAGCATCTTCATTTCTTGTGGCATTGGATACTGGCAGTGACTTGTTCTGGTTACCTTGCAATTGCACCAAATGTGTCCGTGGTATCAAGACCTCAGGACAG agaattgattttaatatCTATGATATCCAAGAATCATCCACGAGCCAAAATGTTTTGTGCAATAGCAGCTTATGTGATTCTCAGAGACAATGCTCTTCATCTGCTGAGACTTGTCCATATCAAGTTAACTATCTATCTAATGGCACTTCAACTACTGGGTTTTTGGTAGAAGATGTCTTGCACTTGATCACAGATGATGATCACACAAAAGATGCTGACACCAGAATCACTTTCGG TTGTGGCCAAGTTCAGACTGGTGCATTTTTGGATGGAGCTGCTCCAAACGGTCTTTTTGGGCTAGGAATGGGTAATGTCTCTGTCCCAAGTGTCTTAGCCAAACAGGGCCTTACTTCAAATTCATTTTCAATGTGTTTTGGACCTGATGGTCTTGGAAGAATCACTTTTGGGGACAATAGCAGCATGGACCAAGGAAAAACACCATTTAACCTCAGGCCATTGCA CCCAACTTACAACATCACCATTACCCAAATTATTGTGGGAAAAAATGTTGCTGATGTTGAGTTCCATGCAATATTTGACTCTGGTACCTCGTTTACAGCCCTAAGTGACCCGGCTTATACACAGATTACGCAGGGT TTTAATTCAGCTGTTAAACTACAAAGGCAttcatcttctgattctgatgcTGATCTTCCCTTTGAGTATTGTTATAACTTAAG TCCAAACCAGAAGATTCAAGTTCCCATTAATCTTACTATGAAAGGGGGAGACAATTATTTAGTCATGGATCCAATAGTAACTGTTTCTGGTCAG GGTGTTAACTTGCTTTGTTTGGGAATCGTGAAAAGTGAAAACGTGAATATCATTGGAC AGAACTTCATGACTGGTTACCGCATAGTCTTTGACCGTGAGAACATGGTTCTGGGTTGGAAGGAATCAAATT GTTATGATGATGAACTCACCAATTTACCTAGTAACCGATCTCAACCCCCTGCTGTTTCTCCTGCTATGGCTGTGAACCCTGAAGTAACATCAAACCAGTCTAATGAACCTGAGAGGCCATCCTCTGGTCACTCGTTTAAAATAAAACCTGCTTTTGCATTTACGACGGCATTTCTGCTGCTTTTGGCCATTTTTTGA
- the LOC130737198 gene encoding U-box domain-containing protein 40-like, whose translation MVHKKWGSPKAAKESEKFPEPITTPRLKWKKLFFHSINPSKPNSNNKTQNPPEEFLCPISGSIMADPVIVSSGHSFDRASVQACKDLNFTPQLPDGNTPDFSVVIPNLALKSSILKWCQTQTTTAPNTATTENLVRTLMASKPPPPKDPPVNLFTRAETQVPLRPTHLYTSSEESIATATSSSTPPLQFSTQPSCCYSSPSSSELEPATTPEE comes from the coding sequence ATGGTCCACAAGAAATGGGGTTCACCAAAAGCAGCAAAAGAGTCTGAAAAATTCCCAGAACCAATCACTACCCCAAGGCTGAAGTGGAAGAAGCTCTTCTTCCACAGCATCAACCCTTCAAAacccaacagcaacaacaaaacccagaaCCCTCCAGAAGAGTTCCTCTGCCCCATTTCAGGTTCCATCATGGCAGACCCTGTCATCGTCTCCTCCGGCCACTCCTTCGACCGTGCCTCCGTCCAAGCCTGCAAGGATCTCAACTTCACCCCTCAACTTCCTGATGGTAACACCCCTGATTTCTCCGTCGTCATTCCCAACCTTGCCCTCAAATCCTCCATTCTCAAAtggtgccaaacccaaaccacCACCGCACCCAACACCGCCACCACAGAGAACCTCGTTCGCACACTAATGGCTTCCAAGCCGCCACCACCAAAAGACCCACCTGTGAATCTCTTCACCCGCGCAGAAACTCAAGTCCCTCTACGACCAACCCACCTCTACACGAGCTCCGAGGAATCCATAGCCACCGCAACTTCATCATCAACCCCGCCACTGCAATTCTCAACGCAACCCAGTTGCTGCTACTCTTCCCCTTCCTCCTCTGAACTCGAACCAGCAACAACCCCAGAAGAATAA
- the LOC130740601 gene encoding la-related protein 1C — protein sequence MAMTGDHDSSDDIQSRRTARIPVAASPWNQVVRGESEPVAAAPSSPPPPEAFPSDAVDDSGSDNGGRNNGGSVNRPAWNRPSNGAGLEVQPVMDAQSWPALSEAARAKMKSESSKGLLDIASVPQSQAAGSMPSSSSQRQVSDKASVNNNTVPTHQKPIKHNSSNTSSYGGHQHQSAPQVSNAATGSHNSYPKDHTHRSGYVSNDHPQQRNTFRNRNNGPHQRGDGAHHHNYGNRRDQDWNTRRNFNGRDIHMPPRVVPRFMRPPPPPPPNSAPFIHPPPVRPFGGHIGFHELVPPVVFVAAPPPPPDSLRGVPFVPPVPHHAMFFAGSDPQLHTKIVNQIDYYFSNENLVKDTFLRQNMDDQGWVPIKLIAGFKKVMHLTDNIQLILDAVQTSYVVEVQGDKIRRRNDWMRWIMPSPQFPNVTSHGVLNHDKLAEQLHNISLETTNYDIPGRLGVLSDNSQHGPVFGDLNNPMQLSTSESAGQVGFHGSDHSISARN from the exons ATGGCCATGACCGGTGACCATGATTCCTCCGATGACATCCAATCGCGCCGCACCGCGCGCATCCCCGTCGCTGCTTCGCCGTGGAACCAGGTTGTTCGCGGTGAATCGGAGCCTGTTGCTGCTGCTCCTTCCTCGCCTCCGCCGCCGGAAGCTTTCCCCTCTGACGCTGTGGATGATTCAGGCTCCGATAACGGCGGCCGGAACAATGGCGGCTCGGTTAACAGGCCTGCTTGGAATAGGCCATCCAATGGCGCGGGTTTGGAGGTTCAGCCTGTCATGGACGCGCAATCGTGGCCTGCGTTGTCGGAGGCTGCTAGAGCTAAGATGAAATCGGAGTCGTCGAAGGGTTTGTTGGATATAGCCTCTGTTCCCCAATCGCAG GCTGCGGGAAGCATGCCTTCTTCCTCGTCACAAAGACAGGTCAGTGATAAAGCAAGCGTGAACAACAATACGGTGCCAACTCACCAGAAACCAATCAAGCATAACAGCTCAAATACATCTTCTTATGGTGGCCACCAACATCAGTCTGCGCCCCAAGTTTCAAATGCTGCAACAGGGTCTCACAACTCTTATCCGAAAGATCATACACATAGAAGTGGGTATGTGTCGAATGATCATCCGCAACAGCGTAACACATTTAGAAATCGCAACAATGGTCCACATCAGCGTGGAGATGGAGCTCACCATCATAACTACGGGAATAGGCGTGATCAGGACTGGAATACTCGAAGAAATTTTAATGGTAGAGACATCCATATGCCACCTAGAGTTGTTCCAAGATTTATGAGGCCACCTCCACCCCCACCTCCAAATTCTGCACCATTTATTCACCCACCACCAGTGCGGCCTTTTGGTGGCCACATTGGATTCCATG aaCTTGTACCTCCGGTGGTATTTGTTGCAGCTCCACCCCCACCCCCGGATTCACTGAGAGGTGTTCCTTTTGTGCCTCCAGTTCCACATCATGCAATGTTCTTTGCAGGTTCAGACCCTCAGCTGCATACTAAGATAGTAAACCAGATTGACTACTATTTTAG TAATGAGAATTTAGTTAAAGACACATTCTTGCGGCAGAACATGGATGACCAGGGCTGGGTTCCAATAAAATTAATTGCAGGCTTCAAGAAA GTTATGCATTTGACTGACAATATCCAGCTTATATTGGATGCTGTTCAAACTTCATATGTTGTTGAAGTGCAG GGTGACAAGATAAGGAGACGAAATGATTGGATGAGATGGATCATGCCTTCTCCTCAGTTTCCTAATGTTACAAGCCATGGTGTGTTGAATCATGACAAACTGGCTGAACAATTACACAACATTTCTCTGGAGACAACTAACTACGACATTCCAGGAAGACTAGGTGTTCTATCTGATAATTCTCAACATGGGCCTGTATTTGGGGATTTGAATAATCCAATGCAGCTCTCCACTAGCGAGAGTGCTGGTCAAGTTGGTTTTCATGGCTCAGATCACTCTATTTCTGCAAGAAATTAG
- the LOC130740599 gene encoding uncharacterized protein LOC130740599 — translation MEEKDRETQSDDTVSTMTTISRHTYGDDLCISVIENMKEDYGLFVWPCSVILAEYVWQHRERFSGATVLELGAGTSLPGLVAAKLGARVTLTDDSSRLEVLDNMRRVCDLNKLECNVLGLTWGVWDSSMLSLKPTIILGADVLYDSNAFDDLFATVTFLLRNSPGSTFITSYHNRSGHHLIEFLLEKWGLKCLKLIDGFSILPSYKASQLSGNIQLAEIALISKDNA, via the exons ATGGAAGAGAAAGATCGGGAAACCCAATCTGACGACACCGTCTCCACCATGACCACGATTTCTCGGCACACATACGGCGATGATTTGTGCATCTCCGTCATTGAG AACATGAAGGAGGACTACGGCCTCTTCGTCTGGCCCTGCAGCGTGATTCTCGCCGAGTACGTTTGGCAACACAGGGAGCGATTCTCAGGAGCCACTGTTCTCGAGCTTGGTGCTGGAACTTCCTTGCCTGGTTTGGTTGCAGCAAAACTCGGTGCCCGTGTCACTCTCACCGATGATTCCAGTAGATTAGAG GTGCTTGACAACATGAGAAGAGTTTGTGACTTGAATAAACTTGAGTGCAAT gtgctaggattgacttgGGGAGTTTGGGATTCATCCATGCTCAGTTTGAAGCCAACAATTATCCTAGGGGCTGATGTTTTGTATGACTCAAATG CCTTTGATGACCTTTTTGCCACTGTGACATTCCTGCTACGAAATTCTCCAGGGTCAACCTTTATCACTTCATACCATAATCGAAG TGGACATCACCTTATTGAGTTCTTGTTGGAAAAATGGGGCTTAAAGTGTCTCAAGCTCATTGATGGGTTTTCTATATTGCCATCCTACAAGGCATCACAACTAAGTGGTAACATCCAATTGGCTGAGATAGCACTTATCTCAAAAGACAACGCTTGA